A single genomic interval of Arachis duranensis cultivar V14167 chromosome 7, aradu.V14167.gnm2.J7QH, whole genome shotgun sequence harbors:
- the LOC110274185 gene encoding uncharacterized protein LOC110274185, with product MTGVREAWKGYKTRIKGKHFERYNNIEDMLKNRPLDIPEVQFQKLIAYWSIPSVKALSRLNSENRKKQQHQHRMGPISFARVRNEMDKLKSHQEARDTPEKAFTAVFGKEQPGRVRCYGRTITKTSLQKEREIAKIKQQHAETISSMKTELHETKDRVQSLEDLGKLLLQQSSLGTNIDEALSLLRAKESTHDINSKQCSNGNDRPSSSTRDPK from the exons ATGACTGGTGTTCGAGAAGCTTGGAAAGGTTACaaaacaagaatcaagggaAAGCATTTTGAGAGATATAACAACATTGAAGATATGCTGAAAAATCGCCCTTTAGATATTCCAGAAGTTCAATTTCAAAAGTTAATTGCATATTGGAGTATTCCTTCTGTTAAG GCTCTATCTCGTTTAAATTCTGAAAATCGTAAAAAGCAACAACATCAACATCGAATGGGACCTATAAGTTTTGCAAGAGTGCGTAATGAAATg gATAAACTTAAGAGCCACCAAGAAGCTAGAGACACTCCCGAGAAAGCATTTACTGCAGTATTTGGCAAAGAACAACCAGGAAGAGTTCGATGTTATGGGAGGACAATCACAAAAACATCTCTGCAGAAAGAACGGGAGATTGCTAAAATTAAGCAACAACATGCAGAGACTATAAGTTCAATGAAAACTGAACTTCATGAGACAAAAGATAGAGTCCAAAGTTTGGAGGATCTTGGGAAGCTTCTCTTGCAACAGAGTTCTCTTGGCACAAATATTGATGAAGCACTATCTTTATTACGAGCCAAGGAATCAACACATGATATAAATAGTAAGCAATGTTCGAATGGCAACGATCGTCCTTCCTCATCAACTCGTGATCCAAAGTGA